The sequence GGTCTCGAGCAGCGATTCCTCGCCCTCGCCGATGAGGATAACATCGAAGAAGGCCGCGTACGGCTCGGGGTTGTACACCGAGGGGCCGCCGGCGATGATAATGGGGTCGTCCTCGGTGCGGTCAGCCGCTAACAGTGGAATGCCAGCGAGGTCGAGTGCCTCGAGGAAGTTCGTCACCGCCATCTCGTGCGGCACATGCAGACCGACGATATCAAACGAAGCGACCGGCGCTGCACCCTCGAGCGAGAGCAGTGGAATGCCCGCCTCGCGCATGGCGTCGCCCATATCGGGCCACGGCACATAGCCACGCTCGCAGGAGATGCCCTCGGCCTGGTTAAGGATGTTGTAGAGGATGGCGATACCCTGGTTGGGCAGACCGACCTCGTACACATCCGGATAGATCAGGCAGCAACGGTAGTCGGCATCGGCCTTGGAAAGCGTGCCCCACTCGTGATCGATATAGCGACTCGGCTTCTCGACCTTGGCGAGCAACGGCTCAATTAAATGAAAACAGTCTTGGTATGCAACGCGCAACGGAAAACCCCTAAGCAGCGAGATCTGATGCGTCCTGATAGGACGCCATAGGACGGGTAGCGCCCGCGACCGTGGTCACCAGATCGCGAACGCGGGAGAACGTGGCAGTGACCACCTCGTTGGCACGGCTGTAGTCGACATCGCGCTCGTAGAGCGAAACGAGCGCACGGCCCATGCCATAGGTGCCCGCGGCGGCAGTGAGCGCCTTGACGGCAAACCCAATATGCGGCGTCTGCTTGACAAGTGCGCGGGTGACCGCTCGGATCACAAGACCGCCGGCAAGCACGCCCGCGACCTCGTAGCCGCGCTCAGGCTTAATGCCGCGTCCAAAGACGGCAGCGAGCTCAAAGAGCATACCCACCTGCGCCAGCGCCATAACGGGATAATCGGCGCCCGGCAAAAACACCAGCGCACCGGTCGCCATATTGGTGAGCGCGCACGAGGTGATGATACGATTGGCCGCCGCGATACGCATGAAGGCAAAGTTCGCCGCAAAAGCCGTTTCCTTGTCGGTGCGATCGAGAATCCAGCGGGCAAGCGTCTCGAGCAGATACGTCTTATCGGTTGCCGCTACCACGCCGAGCATGGGCGTGGACTCCTCGATAAACGGCACCTCCACAGCAGACTCGGCAAGCACGCACACGGGCGCGCCGGCGATCACGAGCTCCTGCACGGCACTCTCCAAGCGGTCGGAACCACACGAGAGCACCAGCACCACATCGGTATCGGTCTTTGGAGCAATTCGCTCCTCCCCCAGACGCTCGACGCGCACAATGCCCGAGGTCGTCTGCGGCACAAAGGCGTCACGCACCGTCTCGGCCAGAAAGCGCGAGGCGGACGAATCCAGATAGACCGAGACGCGCACCGGCGTATCGGAATCCTTCTTAACGGACGCGCCCATCTTAAAAGCGCGGGTCAGCTTATCTACGGGAATTTTCATAGCAAACCCCTCCAGCGGTTACGCGGCGCCCGAACGATGCCGCCATATGGATTGTACGATACCCACCGTCAGCAGCTGAATCATCATCGAAGACGAACCGAAGCTAATAAACGGTAGCGGAATACCGGTAATCGGCATCATGCCGATGCACATGCCGATGTTCTCGAAGGTCTGGAACGCCCACATGCCAACGATGCCAACACACGAAAGACGCAAAAACAGAGACTCGCACTTAAAGGCAACGCGGATCGTCGAGAAGATGAGCAGCACGTACAAGCACAGCAGCAAAAAGGAGCCGCAGAAGCCAAAGGTCTCGGACAAAAAGGCGAAGACGAAGTCGGTGTGGAACTCAGGCAGAAAGCCGCCGGCCGACTGCGTCGCATGGCCCAGGCCCTTACCAAAGAAACCGCCCGAGCCGACCGCGATCAACGACTGCTGCAGATTGTACGCATCGTCCGAATCGGCATTATCGGGGTCGATAAAGACCGTCAGACGGTTCATCTGATACTGCTTGATGAGCACATCGTGGCCGAGCAGCGAATCAAAGACCGAATCGAGCGCCAGGACGAGGGCCACCAGGCCCACGAGCAGGGCCAGGGTCGACAGCACCCATTCGCGGCGTGCACCGCTCATACAAATGACGATGGCGCCCGAAACCAGCACGACCAGGCCCGAGCCCAGGTCGCCCATGGCAACGACGGCCAAAAACGGAATGGACAGCATGCCGCAGAGCTTGACGTAGTCGCGAACGGTATCGATGCGACCGTTATACTGCGAGCCAAGCGTAGCAATAAAGAAGATGGTGATGAGCTTGGCAAGCTCAACGGGCTGGAATGTCAAGCCGATACCGGGAATCTTGATCCAGCCCGTCATGCCCAGACCGCCCGTATAGGACAGACCCGGAATCTTGGGCGAGAGGATCACGATCAGGTCGATGACGAGCAACGCCGTCGAGAAATTGGAAATACCGCGCAGGTCGGTACGCCAGACCAGCACCGCCAGCACCGCCCCGATGCCAATTCCCAGAAGATGGCGTGAAAACGATGCATCGGCCTTAAACTGCGAAGCCGACCAGATAATGATGGCACCGTAGGCGACGAGCGCCACAGTAGCCACGAGCACACCGATATGCACCTTTTGGCGAAACGTGCCGCGCGAGGCCGAAAGATGCTTGTTGACGCGGTCCAGGCTGCTGCGAGAGCCGGTCTTGGTTGAACGGAACAGATCCGCCGGAGAAAAATCCATCGCAACCTCCTATCGAACCGAAGAATCGCCCGAGGCCGAAGAGGTATCGGGCTCGTCATAAATCACGCCGAGCACGTCGCGCACGACATGCATCGCGGTATCTGAGCCGCCGCCGCCCTGCTCCAGGACAGTAGCGATAACATACTTGGGATCATCGGCCGGTGCATAGGCGCAGAACCACGCGTATTCGTCCTCGCCACTTTTCTCGCCCGTGCCCGACTTGCCGTATACCTGCGGCGTCAGGGTGCCAAAGTGCGCCGCCAGGGACGTCGATGCCGTGTAAATCACGTCGTGCATGCCGTTGCGAACAAGAGCCAAATCCGAATCGCTGTTGATCTTGGCCTCCAGGCGCTTCTTCTTGCCCTTGCCATTGTACTTATAGGCATCGCCGTCGCCATCGCGCGACACGGCAGACAAAAATACGTGAGGCACGTACTGTTTGCCGCCGTTGGCAAGACCCATATAGGCGCACGCCATCTGCAGGGGCGTCACCAGGATGTCGCCCTGGCCGATAGCAATGTTGGTCATATCGCCGGCATTCCACTTGCGGTCCTCGGCAGAGGCGTCGGTGAAGTATGACTCTTTCCACTCGGCATCGGGAATACGACCCGCGCCCTCACTCGGCAGATCGATACCGCAGGTCTTGCCTAGGCCCCAGCGACGAAAGACCTCCTGCAGGCCCTCGGGATGTTGCTCGTCATAAAAGAACGCCTTACCCATGTCGTAGAAGACGGGGTCGCACGAGTTGGCGATACCCGACTGCAGCGTCATGGTGCCGTGGCCAGACGTCAGCCAGCAGCGCTTGCCCCAAGCCTTGCCCAGACCCGTCCAATAACCCGTGCAGTTGGTTGTCTGCGTTGAAGTGTAGGTTCCAAACTCAAGACCGGCCAGTGCCGAGAGCGGCTTGATGGTCGAGGCCGACATGTACTGTCCGCTAATGGCGCGGTTGAGCAGCGGGTGCGAACCCTTGTCATCATTGAGCTCGGTCCACACGTCATTTGAGACGCCGCCGATAAAGACGGATGGATCGAACTTGGGCTGGCTCGCCATGCCCAGGATCTCGCCATTGTTGGGATCGAGACACACCACAGCGCCGTTGCCGGCATTGCTGTAGCCAGTGGTCTTGGCAAGCTCGATAGCGCTCGCCAGCGCCGTCTCACAGGCCTGTTGGATCTTAAGGTCGAGCGTGAGCTTAATGTCGGAGCCGGCCTTCGCGGGCACGGCGCCGGCCTGACCGGTCACATTGCCCGAGGCATCGACCTTGACGGTCTGCTCGCCACGAATACCCTGCAGCAGGTTTTCGTAGTAGCTCTCAACGCCCGCCTGGCCCACGATATCGCCCGACTGGTACGTAATCTTGCCAGCAGAAGCATCATCATCGCCAGAGGTTTTCTTATTCTGGGCCTCGAGCTGCTCGGAGGTAATGGTGCCGGTATAGCCCAAGATATGGCATGCCGTCTCGCCGTATGGATACTGGCGCTCGGTACGCTCGGCAATCTTGACGCCCGGGAACTCGCCGGCGTGTTCCTTGATATAGGCAACCGTGGAGCGACGGACGTCCGTCGCGATGGTATGCAGGCTCTGAGCGCCCTCTGTATTGTCCTGAATATTGCGAAGGACCGCCACATAAGGCATTCCAAGCACGTTGGCAAGATGGCGAACCAGAACCTCATCCTCGGCAAGGTCGCGGTAGGCCACGACAGCAAGTGAGGGACGGTTCTGGACAAGCGCCACGCCATTGCGGTCGAGGATGCGGCCGCGCACAGCGGGTGTGGTAACGGTGCGAGTCTGATTACTATTGGCCTGCTTCTCGTAATAGTCCGATGAGACCATCTGCATGCCCCACAGCTTGACGGCAAGTGCCGCAAACATCGCGCCCACACCCGTGGTGAGGATGGAAAAGCGGCCCTTAAAGGCGGTCGCCGCGGTATTGCCCTCGCCCTCGGTGGCGCGCGGGGCCGTTCCATGCTGTGTATCGTAGGTAAAACGGGAATCGCCACGACGCATGATGACCAGCGCGACCACGATGGCCACAACCAGCACGATACCGGCGATAATAACCGTCATCTGGGAAGACATCTACGGGCCTCCCCTATTTGAGCTTGCGGGTCTTGGGCTTAAAGCGCATACCCGTCTGGCGTCCGCCACGTGCGGAGAATCCATAGCCGGACTGCGGCACGACGCCGGACATCAAAAACGGAATGGCAACCAGACCCGTCAGGATCGAGGACGGCAGCGCATGGCCGAAGATCGCCACGACAAAGCTCGTCTCCAAACCCATAAACAGCAAGATGATGCTGTAGATCACATTAATGACGAGCGCAAAGGCGCCCACGGTGACGCCGCGCGCACTCGGGGTACCGCCCGTCTGACCGACGGCGCTGTGCACCAGGGCAAAAGAACCCACGGTCAGCAGGAGCGACATAACGCCCACCGGCACGGCAGCGGACAGGTCATAAAACAAGCCGCTGCAAAAACCGCACACGACGGCACGGGTCGGGTCGCCCGAGAACACGCTTAGGCACACCAGGATAATCATGAAGTTGACGCGACCTCCCGCAATGGAGATCTGCGGTGCCAGGCCTGCCTGCAGCAGCACACACACAAT is a genomic window of Collinsella aerofaciens containing:
- the mrdA gene encoding penicillin-binding protein 2 — encoded protein: MSSQMTVIIAGIVLVVAIVVALVIMRRGDSRFTYDTQHGTAPRATEGEGNTAATAFKGRFSILTTGVGAMFAALAVKLWGMQMVSSDYYEKQANSNQTRTVTTPAVRGRILDRNGVALVQNRPSLAVVAYRDLAEDEVLVRHLANVLGMPYVAVLRNIQDNTEGAQSLHTIATDVRRSTVAYIKEHAGEFPGVKIAERTERQYPYGETACHILGYTGTITSEQLEAQNKKTSGDDDASAGKITYQSGDIVGQAGVESYYENLLQGIRGEQTVKVDASGNVTGQAGAVPAKAGSDIKLTLDLKIQQACETALASAIELAKTTGYSNAGNGAVVCLDPNNGEILGMASQPKFDPSVFIGGVSNDVWTELNDDKGSHPLLNRAISGQYMSASTIKPLSALAGLEFGTYTSTQTTNCTGYWTGLGKAWGKRCWLTSGHGTMTLQSGIANSCDPVFYDMGKAFFYDEQHPEGLQEVFRRWGLGKTCGIDLPSEGAGRIPDAEWKESYFTDASAEDRKWNAGDMTNIAIGQGDILVTPLQMACAYMGLANGGKQYVPHVFLSAVSRDGDGDAYKYNGKGKKKRLEAKINSDSDLALVRNGMHDVIYTASTSLAAHFGTLTPQVYGKSGTGEKSGEDEYAWFCAYAPADDPKYVIATVLEQGGGGSDTAMHVVRDVLGVIYDEPDTSSASGDSSVR
- a CDS encoding rod shape-determining protein MreD: MDLHEQGMSSRTFVIAAIVCVLLQAGLAPQISIAGGRVNFMIILVCLSVFSGDPTRAVVCGFCSGLFYDLSAAVPVGVMSLLLTVGSFALVHSAVGQTGGTPSARGVTVGAFALVINVIYSIILLFMGLETSFVVAIFGHALPSSILTGLVAIPFLMSGVVPQSGYGFSARGGRQTGMRFKPKTRKLK
- a CDS encoding FtsW/RodA/SpoVE family cell cycle protein, translated to MDFSPADLFRSTKTGSRSSLDRVNKHLSASRGTFRQKVHIGVLVATVALVAYGAIIIWSASQFKADASFSRHLLGIGIGAVLAVLVWRTDLRGISNFSTALLVIDLIVILSPKIPGLSYTGGLGMTGWIKIPGIGLTFQPVELAKLITIFFIATLGSQYNGRIDTVRDYVKLCGMLSIPFLAVVAMGDLGSGLVVLVSGAIVICMSGARREWVLSTLALLVGLVALVLALDSVFDSLLGHDVLIKQYQMNRLTVFIDPDNADSDDAYNLQQSLIAVGSGGFFGKGLGHATQSAGGFLPEFHTDFVFAFLSETFGFCGSFLLLCLYVLLIFSTIRVAFKCESLFLRLSCVGIVGMWAFQTFENIGMCIGMMPITGIPLPFISFGSSSMMIQLLTVGIVQSIWRHRSGAA
- a CDS encoding YcjF family protein, coding for MKIPVDKLTRAFKMGASVKKDSDTPVRVSVYLDSSASRFLAETVRDAFVPQTTSGIVRVERLGEERIAPKTDTDVVLVLSCGSDRLESAVQELVIAGAPVCVLAESAVEVPFIEESTPMLGVVAATDKTYLLETLARWILDRTDKETAFAANFAFMRIAAANRIITSCALTNMATGALVFLPGADYPVMALAQVGMLFELAAVFGRGIKPERGYEVAGVLAGGLVIRAVTRALVKQTPHIGFAVKALTAAAGTYGMGRALVSLYERDVDYSRANEVVTATFSRVRDLVTTVAGATRPMASYQDASDLAA